From the genome of Streptomyces ficellus:
GCCAGCCACCAGTCCGGCGCCCGGAACGCCGCCCGCTGCGCCACCAGCGCGCACGCCGCCGACACCACCCCGTCCAGCACCACCGGCATCCGCCGCACCGCGCTCTGCAGCAGGAACCCGGTCGTCGCCGCCAGGTCCGCCCCGCCGACCGCGGCCAGCAGCTCCAGCTGGTCACCCAGCACCGGCCGCGCCCGGCGCAGCGCGTCCCGCACGGCCGCGCACTTGCGCATCCACGCCAGGTCGTCGATCCCCGCACCGCCCCGGCCGGTCACCACCGAGGCGTCCGTCCCGCACAGGGCGGCGATCAGCGTGGCGGCGGGCGTCGTACCGCCCACACTGAGATCGCCCAGCACGACCAGGTCGGTGCCCGAGTCGGCCTCCTCGTCCGCGACCGCCATCCCCAGCCGTACGGCCGCCTCGGCCTCCTCCGCCGTCAGCGCGTCCTCGACGTCGATACGGCCACTGCCCCGCCGCACCCGGTGACGCACCACCTCGGCGGGCAGCAGCTCCGGATCGCAGTCCACCCCCGCGTCGACCACACGCACCGGCACACCCGTCCGCCGCGCCAGCACCGCGACCGGGCTCGCCCCGTCCAGCACGTCCCGCACCAGCGCGTACGCCCCGCCCGCCGGCCGCCCGGACACGCCCAGCTCCGCCACCCCGTGGTCGCCCGCGAACAGCACCACACGCGGCCGCTCGACCGGCCGCACCGGGACGGCCCCCTGCGCGGCCGACAGCCACTCGCCCAGCTCGTCCAGACGCCCCAGCGCACCCGGCGGCACGGTGAGGCGCTCCCGGCGTTCCTCGGCGTCACGCCGCGTACCGCTGTCGGGGCGCTCGATCAGATCGGAGAAGTCGTCGAGATTCAGCCTGCTCATTCGCTGAACAGTACCGGTCACCCCCGCAAGCCGAGGGCCTGCCCGGCGACCACCAGCAGCACGTGCTCGCACTCGTCGGCGAACGCCGCGTTGAGCCGCCCCAGCTCGTCCCGGAACCGCCTCGTGCCCGCGTCACCCGGCACGATCCCCGCGCCCACCTCGTTCGTCACCGCCACGACCGTACGGGCGGTGGCCCGCACCGCCCCGACCAGCTCCGCCACCCGCTCCCGCAGCTCCCGCTCACCGCTCTTCGCCCAGACGTCGTCGTCCCACGCCCCGACCCGGTCCATCGCGTCGGTCAGCCACAGCGACAGGCAGTCGATCAGCAGCGGCGGCCCGTCCCGCCCCAGCAGCGGCGCCAGCTCGCACGTCTCCTCCGTACGCCACGACCCGGGCCGCCGGTCGCGGTGGGCCGTCACCCGGGCCGCCCACTCGGTGTCACCGTCCCGCGCCCCGCCCGTCGCGACGTACAGCACCTCCGGAAACGACTCCAGACGCCGCTCGGCCTCCAGCGACTTGCCCGACCGCGCCCCGCCGGTGACCAGCGTGCGCCGGGGCACGTCCGGCACCGCGTGGTACTCGCCGACGACCAGCGTCGACCCGTCCGGCACGGCACGCGCGCCCGCCGCGGCCAGCCGCCGGTCCACCTCGCCGCAGGACGGCACGTCGTGGTCCAGGTGCACGGCGACCACGTCCGTCGCCGCCCCCACACCCCCGGCCGCCCGCAGCCGGGCCAGCCCGTCCGGCCGGCCCATCACGTCGGCCACCACCATGTCGTACGGCCGCCCGACCTCGGCCACCCCGGCGGGGGCGCCGCCCGGCGGCAGGTACAGCAGGCGCACCCCCTCCGGCGACGTCACCTCGTACCCGGTGCCGGGGGAGTCCATCGGCACGGCCCGCACCCGATGCCCACTGATCAGGGTCAGCTCCCGCCCGTCCGGTACGCGCCCGGCCGCCGGCAGCCCGGCCGGCAGCTCCAGGGCGGGCCCGTCGTGCGGATGGGTGAGCAGCACCTGCCGCACCCCGGTCAGGGAGTGCCCCGCCCGCGCGGCCGCCAGCGCGGCGCCGGGCGTCAGGTCGAGCAGCAGCGCCCCGTCCACCAGCAGCGCGGTGGCGGCACGCGCCCCGGTGCCGCGGGCGGCGGCGCAGGCGGCGCAGGGGCAGTCGGGGCGGGGCAGGCCCTCGGGGGCGCCGGTACCGAGCAGAGTCACTTCCACGGGACGATCCTCCCGCGTCCCCGCGCGGGGTGCGCGCCCGGCTACGCTGCGGGCAGGAAACCGATCATCTGGAGGCCCACATGGCATGGACGTGGCGGTTCGAGCGGTCCGACGGCACGGAGGTCCAGCCGGCGGTCGACCCTGAGGACTTCACCACCCAGGGCGACGCGGAATCTTGGGTCGGCGAGCACTGGCAGGCCCTCAAGGAGGGCGGCGCCGACCAGGTCGTCCTCTTCGAGGACGAGGCGAAGGTCTACGGCCCGATGAGCCTCCACGCGGAGAACGCGTAGGCCCACCCACCCGGCGGGGCCCCCGGCCCCGCCACCCGGGGCGGGGGCGCCCAGCCCCTCACCCCGGGGCGGCCGTCAGGAACTGCGTCGCCGCCAGCTCCCCGTACAGCGGGTCCGCCGCCACCAGCTCCGCATGGGTGCCCACCGCCCGCACCCTCCCCGCGTCCATGACGACGATCCGGTCCGCGAGCGTCACCGTGGACAGCCGGTGCGCGACGACCAGCACCGTCACCTCCCGCGCCACCTCCGCGACGACGTCCCGCAGCGCCAGCTCGTTGACCGCGTCGAGCTGCGAGGTCGCCTCGTCGAGCAGCAGCAGCCGCGGCCTGCGCAGCAGCGCCCGCGCGACGGCCACCCGCTGCCGCTCACCGCCCGACAGCTTCGAACCGCGGTGCCCGACCGGGGTCTCCAGCCCCTCCGGCAGCCGCTCCACCAGCCCGTCCAGCCGGGCCCGCCGCAGCACCTCGCGGATCTCCTCCTCCGTCGCGTCCGGCGCGGCGAAGCACAGGTTCTCGCGCAGCGTCCCGGCCAGGACCGGGGCGTCCTGCTCCACGTAGCCGATGGCGGCGCGCAGTTCGGCCAGCGGCCAGTCCCGTACGTCCCTGCCGTCGACCAGGACCCGGCCGCCGGTCGCCTCGTAGAACCGCTCGACGAGTCCGAACACCGTCGTCTTGCCCGCCCCCGACGGTCCGACGAACGCCGTCATCCCCGGGCCGGGCACCTCGAACGACACCCCGTGGTGGACGTGGGGCAGATCGTCCCGGTAGCGGAAGGCGACGTCCTCGAAGACGACCGTGGCGGGCCCGCCGCCCGCGGGGACGACGACCCCGCCGGGGCCCTCCGCCGCCAGCCGTTCCGCCTCCTCGATCCGCGCCACGGCCGCCGACCCGACCTGGTACTCGGTCGCCGCCGACACCAGCTTGGAGATCGGCTCCGTCAGGTAGAAGAGGTAGAGCAGGAAGGCGACCAGGTCCGCCACGGAGATCGCGCCCGACGCCACCCGCGCGCCGCCGATGCCCAGCACCGCGAGGAACGACACCTGCACGGCCAGCCCCACCGACGAGCCCGACACGGCCTGCCACTTCGCCGACCTCAGCCCCTGCCGCCAGGCCTCCTCGGCCGCCGCCTCCACGACCGCCGCCTCGCGCGCCTCCGCGCCCGACGCCTTCACCGTGCGGAACGCGCCGAACACCCGCTCCAGCCGCGTCGATATCTCGGCGACCGCCTCCTGGGAGCGCCGGGTGGCCCGCGAGATCTGCGGCATGACGAGCGCCATGGCGCCGCCGATCAGCACGATCACGCCCAGCGTCACCGCGAGGAGCACCGCGTCCATCACGGCCATCATCACGAGGGTGGCGAGGAACGCGAGCCCGCCCGTCACGGCGGAGACGATCGAGTCGGTCGTCACGGCCCGCAGCAGCGTGGTGTCGGAGGTGATCCTGGACATCAGGTCACCGGGCTGGGTGCGCTCCACCTCCGGCAGCCGCAGCCGCAGCAGACGGCCGATGAGGGTGCGGCGGGCGGCGAGCACGACCGACTCGGCGGTCCGCTCCAGTACGTACGCGCCGACCGACTCGATCGCGGTGCCGAGCACCACCAGCGCGGTCAGCGCCAGCAGCACCTGGCCGACCGGCTCGTCCTGGCCGAGCCGCTCCACCAGCGCCTTGGCCGCCAGCGGCTGGAGGA
Proteins encoded in this window:
- a CDS encoding ABC transporter ATP-binding protein, which gives rise to MSIKETGTSTPRLPARDTWRALYRHFRPHRWTVALGTLLALVGAGTGILQPLAAKALVERLGQDEPVGQVLLALTALVVLGTAIESVGAYVLERTAESVVLAARRTLIGRLLRLRLPEVERTQPGDLMSRITSDTTLLRAVTTDSIVSAVTGGLAFLATLVMMAVMDAVLLAVTLGVIVLIGGAMALVMPQISRATRRSQEAVAEISTRLERVFGAFRTVKASGAEAREAAVVEAAAEEAWRQGLRSAKWQAVSGSSVGLAVQVSFLAVLGIGGARVASGAISVADLVAFLLYLFYLTEPISKLVSAATEYQVGSAAVARIEEAERLAAEGPGGVVVPAGGGPATVVFEDVAFRYRDDLPHVHHGVSFEVPGPGMTAFVGPSGAGKTTVFGLVERFYEATGGRVLVDGRDVRDWPLAELRAAIGYVEQDAPVLAGTLRENLCFAAPDATEEEIREVLRRARLDGLVERLPEGLETPVGHRGSKLSGGERQRVAVARALLRRPRLLLLDEATSQLDAVNELALRDVVAEVAREVTVLVVAHRLSTVTLADRIVVMDAGRVRAVGTHAELVAADPLYGELAATQFLTAAPG
- the cobT gene encoding nicotinate-nucleotide--dimethylbenzimidazole phosphoribosyltransferase; the protein is MSRLNLDDFSDLIERPDSGTRRDAEERRERLTVPPGALGRLDELGEWLSAAQGAVPVRPVERPRVVLFAGDHGVAELGVSGRPAGGAYALVRDVLDGASPVAVLARRTGVPVRVVDAGVDCDPELLPAEVVRHRVRRGSGRIDVEDALTAEEAEAAVRLGMAVADEEADSGTDLVVLGDLSVGGTTPAATLIAALCGTDASVVTGRGGAGIDDLAWMRKCAAVRDALRRARPVLGDQLELLAAVGGADLAATTGFLLQSAVRRMPVVLDGVVSAACALVAQRAAFRAPDWWLAGHVSGEPAQSKALDRMALNPLLDHGVTVGEGTGALLALPLVRAAAAFAADLPERKAPEETPPED
- a CDS encoding bifunctional adenosylcobinamide kinase/adenosylcobinamide-phosphate guanylyltransferase, encoding MEVTLLGTGAPEGLPRPDCPCAACAAARGTGARAATALLVDGALLLDLTPGAALAAARAGHSLTGVRQVLLTHPHDGPALELPAGLPAAGRVPDGRELTLISGHRVRAVPMDSPGTGYEVTSPEGVRLLYLPPGGAPAGVAEVGRPYDMVVADVMGRPDGLARLRAAGGVGAATDVVAVHLDHDVPSCGEVDRRLAAAGARAVPDGSTLVVGEYHAVPDVPRRTLVTGGARSGKSLEAERRLESFPEVLYVATGGARDGDTEWAARVTAHRDRRPGSWRTEETCELAPLLGRDGPPLLIDCLSLWLTDAMDRVGAWDDDVWAKSGERELRERVAELVGAVRATARTVVAVTNEVGAGIVPGDAGTRRFRDELGRLNAAFADECEHVLLVVAGQALGLRG